GTAAAAAGTCATGAACAAAGCACTGTGATCATTTAAAAGTGCTGTGACTAGTAGTGTTTGATCATGTTCAAGAATCCTAAAAACAGTgcaaaaaatttgttttaaagtaaaacGAGGAGAAAACTCCTTGCATTGAATCTGCAATCAACATGCAATGGTTATGGATTAAAATGcttcaaaattttcattgtcaCACATcgccaaaaagaaaacaagcataAGAAtctataaaatgtttaacatgTGCATCTTGTTTCATATATTTTGCTGCTGCATATAAGAATAATCCATAACTTTCTGTCATAAtaagaaaaaacccaaacaaaagaAGAGCTAAAACATTTGCACTTCATCCATTaagttaataaaatgtaaaatatatatgaaaCTTCCCCATATGAAAGCTGAAGCAATGTCCGGAGACAAAATTCATACACTAAAAACCTTTatggtattttcttttctttgctgttttatgATAATATAAGACATtaaatactggaaaaaaaatctgtcaatgACACAGAacacctttttcttttgtcgttgatttggggttttttttcatttcattatctgccagtaaaaaatgaattttaacatCCTTGCTCCCTGTAATTACCAAGCGCAGAATCTAATATTGTTCTAATTTGTTGCgatgtttatcttgtttataaaataacaacCATTTCCCAAGTCTTGAAGTCcattaactttattttaaaagcctCACTATTATAAATAATGCTACCACAAttcccagttttttttaaaaaaaacaagctttaaCTGATGAATCAGACTTGTCCACCCTAATGAAAAATAACCCTTGACAGTTGTAttcaataaatgttaaataaatagaTGACTTCTTGGCAGGTCTTTTACTTTCTCCACTTGTTTTTGCCATTCCTTTTATTTATAGAGAACTATACTTCCTTAAATCTACCTGCATATAAACCCGTGCAATATGATCAGCTTTTTCATGGAGAGTGAGGTCTTTCATGACCAAAGTTTGTTGCAAATCACATATTTACCCAGAAATCTGATCCCTTCAAAAAGCGCTTTGATCAGAAACATGGTCTGCACATTGACCTGACATATGGTATGTCATGGAGATCCTCTTGTAGAGCAGATATTAAGTACAATGCTGCAACTTCAAGAGAAGTTCAAAAGGACTTTAATTCTACAGCTTCATCATCCCAAATGTAACTAACTATGACTTAAATAACAAGTAAAACAATCTGAATCAAAATATGCTTGGAAAATGTCACTGATAGCCCTGAGTTGTAAAGGGCAGTCGGCAAAGAAGCTCTGAGCAACAGCATATCTTGAAAAGAACAATGAATGTTAGGCTTGTGTGGAAGACTGTTCATCAAAAAGTTCACGCATCTCCTTCAGGGTCTGGAACAGCTGAGCCATGAATTTACTGGAGTCAGTTGCTGGCTGTGAACGTTTCGaggaaacatggaaaaaaatgcGCTGATCATTTGGCAACATGTATGACACACCATAACCATCGTCTGACACAGGACCAAAGCCACCTCCAGGTGACACCTGCACAAAAATCTCATAAATTTTTGAACCAgtttcattaataaaaaaactaaaatatctgCTCTCCATTAAtctcaaaacacaaaaaaaaaaaatcagagtgTAAGATCAGACCAAGTACTCGTAATTAAAGGATATACTTTCACAACAGCATTACGTTCCCAACTACTTTTTGATATCTTGATATACATAATATTAACTTACTAGTCTAGCAAATCTTGAAAGAAGGATGCCGTAAACACAGtacaacattttaaatgttgtattGTGGTGTCAATGCACTTTATATCAAATTACACCCAGTATACACTACCCCTTAGAGTGACCACCACTTAGAATATATCTCTTCCAGCCTTAGACATGGAATCCTGCACCCCTAATTGGTTGTGCTGGTTTAGTAGTTTTTTGATAAATCATTTCAATCGCATTGTAGTCAGTGAGCTGATTTATTCTCCAAGCTGTATTCCCCAGGTAATGTCAACACTACTACAAATACTCACCACAGAAAGTGAAGTTATTATTGCTTGCAGCAGAGTTCACTCTCCTTGATGCTAAAAAGAATAACACCAAGGAAGCTGCACTCATACCTCAACAGGCATACATTACAACAGAATACACTCACCATGTCGTTGAAGTCTGGATGACTGCAGTCAGGGGCTGAAGCTATCTGCTGCTGGGGCTGCTGGCTAGTGGACAGTGTCCAAGGGATGCTAAGAACCTTCTTCAGAAACTCACTCTCCTGTCAAGACATCCATCagatttatacatattttaataCTGCCTTAAACTTTcaactgtttgtaaaatttctCAGGCATCATGTTAATACAATCAGTCTGCAAGTTCATATAGTCATTCTAAATGTCTTGTAAGCTTGCACTCTTGTCAAGGCAAAAGCTGAGTTCTTTGCATATTCCTATATCACTTTAAGCTACACAGAACAGTTTATATAATGAATGCAGTGGGCATTTTACTTTTCATATGCTACAAGAGTGTTAACAATATATAAGAAAGAGCTATAACATTAAACCAGGCATAGAAATTGTGTAGGGAAGAAAATTTCATGCAACAGCATAATTCTTGTGTTGGTTATGCAGTAAACttccctattaagacttgctaaaatatACCAAAATCAGGTCGCTACTGAGAGGATTTGTAGTAAGAAGATCAACCAGTCTGTTTTCATTCCAAGGACCATGATTTCATGCACCTacaaattcaagttcatttatttaaatgttgaaatacaGCTCTCAGACTTCCTGTCAAACTGACCCCACCATGACCATACTTCCCACACAAGACCACATCATCCCAACAAAAGTCAAATCGATCCAGGACCATGCTAAATGAATGCTCAAGAAGTGGCACCTGTTTCATATTAACCAAACCtctgcatatacatttaatataaaCCTTCAAAGTAAAGAATAGTgatgtcaaaagtttattttaaaaaggtgaTTTAAGTGGGTGAAAAATCTCATTTATACACCTTTATGAGAGCTGAGCCAAACATCTGCATGTACATCTAATacaaacctccaaactaaaaaatcAATTACGACAAgggcttaaaaaaaatcatttcagatAAATTTGTATTATGTGCCATTACGTCATTTATTGCCAAGCagccattttttctgtttttttgtttttgtttttgtttttttttttggtaagatGGTGGCTGAACTTTGTTTGAACAATGTATGGCTctgtaatatttgatgttaatagcttCTCCTGTCATCTGAGATCGATTCATCTCTTGAGCTTGAATCGATTTAACTTTTGATACTCAGGCGATGTGGTCATTACTGGGTTGAATCAACTCAGGGGGGTGGTAGATATGACTATAGCGATATAGTTTAGGTGACCAAATTAATATGTAGtctcttttaaaatttactttttattttgcatgatttctgcagaaaattgtaatatagtgtaaggtgaccagaagcagtttatttcaatgtccacttaatttttttttttaacatgcaacttcagcaaaaaaaaagttgtaatagaTAACAAACTTGGTTGTAAGTCAGGTTGGGGAGATAACTGtaatagagatgatgtttaGATAGAGAAATATGTCCATAAAACAATTTTGGGTCATAACTAAGACAAAGTCATAAtagggaaggtcttaataaggaCGTTTTACtgcatttcaaaattaaaatatctaacATGCTATCTAGAAAGTATGCCTTTACATCCAATTAGCCATTCACATTACATGACctactctctctccctccaatCCAcccacctgcacacacacacgttcacacaaAGTATGGGGAAACCAAGAATAATATACAAACCACGTTGAGGCCTCGGCTAACTACATAGAGAGCAAAAAGATGACGATCAATGCCCTTGCCATTCATGGCATCTTTGTACAATATCTGGTGATTCTCACAAGCTTTCTTCAGCAGCCTCTGCTTCTCCTTTGCACTGACTGTCTTATCAACAAAAGCtctaaaaaaacataaaataaaaaagctactGAATTtctaaaatggaaaaaatgtggattttctattttaaaaagtcaatgaaacaaaagcaaCTATTCTAAGGAAGTGATGCAATTTAAAGTTCAAGGTGGTTATAGACTTAACAGACAACAAAAAGTACAATGGTCACTGTCGAGGATGCAGACTCTTCAGAATAGGGTAAAGACACGAAAGATCCTGTGATAGTGTTGGATGTTTGAAAGGTGTTAAATCACTTATCAATCTTTACTTCTTGCAAACACAAAATcgtgaaattaaaattttaacttttaatgtAGTTACAGTCTATGTCGTATTATGAGATGCTACACAAACATCAATCTACAACTGCCACtaatcatattttgttttgaggTTACAAGTGATGCAATCTTACTACCTGTTTTGCTAGCTTGAATGCCCTGTATTAACAAGCCAGCTCTATGAAGAACTTTACATCTGGAAACTTCCACACACATGAAATATAAGATGtccaaaaaatacaaacacaaaatatgatAAACATGTGTCTACCTATACTCATCAGTCCAATGCTGTTTATGCAGGAAAGTGGGAAGCTGCTAAGACAATTTTGGACAGTCTATCTCTTTGGTTTCTAAGAAGAAAGATATGTGAAAGGTCAAAGTTAAATACAATTGCATtcaaaactgatgaaaaaacATCCTAGCTTAAAGAACAAAGACCTCACCAACTTACTTAGCAAAGGCAGCTGCTTCCACAGAAAGAGAGCGTACAGTTTCTGTACGACCATGCAGGTAAAGACGTGTCATAGAGGCCTCATAAGTCAATGCTTGCTTTCCGGCATTTTTTAGGTAAGTCACCTGCAATGCCATCTGAATAAATGCATCAGGACTAACCTGGAAATGATAGGAAAAGTCTTGAAAAGCGATGTATCATAgatgtgaattttatttaatttttggatGTGTTCCATTTGTCTACATAATGTTAAAAGCAAAATCGTTACAAAAGTTATGGCATACCTTGCATGTTTTGATAAATCCTTTGCCAAAGCTATTATGATCAGCAAGAACAAGGTCCAAGTTTTCTATGTTCTGTTcatgtaaaaatacacatacTTCAGTGAAACATTTTATGAGGTCATGAGAAAGCATTTGACTCCATATACATGAATTAGTACactaaaaacattaaatacatgCGTGTGcatctgaacacacacacattaatatacacatacatattcttTCTCCTTAACAAAACTGCAGTTTAACAAAATGTGCAATATTCccaaaagataaaacagaagcatTCTTAATGCTTTGCTCATTATGAATATTCACCTGTATTAATTAGTAAGAGATTTCTATTCAAACCATGTCAACCAACGACAACTGGGATCAGATATGGTAGAAATACTAGATAAAATACAGTATCATGACTGCAACAGTTACATAATAACTTCATAGTATAGAAGAACTCTGGGAGAGAAACAGTGCTTGTGACAATAACAATCATCCCTAAATAGCAGGCACATGACATAACTTCAAAAATAACTTCAATGCTGCAATGAATCAAAACAGTACCTGCTGATGACATGAAAGTGCTCGCAAAATCTGGGCTCTCAGAACTGGTCCAATCTCCCAAATCAAACGGATGGGTGGCTGATATTTTGTTGAGGCATTAGTAACAGGAGTAACACGGTCTGGATAGTGGATTGTGTAAGCCCTGAACATATCAGGACTTTAGCATGTTTTCAACCATCAATATTATTTCTAAACATCAAGATAAATGAAGGGACAGATGATCTTTACATTTCCTCAAGTTTGTGTTCCTGGTTTGATGTTCTTTCATTATGACATGTTCTTGGTCTGacaactttttcaaaatttagtTGTATTTATGTGCAAAACTGACACAATACTAATCCAAAATCATCTATAAATGTTCAAAATCATAACATTATATACTACATTATTGACTAGACGACTGAGATCTCACTCTTGTAACATGTTGTACTCCATCATGTGTCCCAAAGCAGGTGCATCAGCATGTGAATGTTCACAGTTTATACCCATCTTTCCATTCTCAAAGACAACAAGGTTGAAGGATTTGTCAAACCACAGGCACCGTCCATCTCCATGTAATAAATATGATCCACGTCCAGATAAAGCATGGTGTGGAAATGAGTTAGAGTCTAGCACCACCTaaacgaggggaaaaaaatgccCTTTCAGCAATATGTTCAGCAAGGCCATCTTAACCTGCAAAACCTTATAGTCCAGTGGATCTGTGAAAAATGCACTAAGCTCCAAAACTAACTGGAACACAAGGTTTGTTTGCTGAAACATATGTAGGAAAACTTACTTTACACACTATAAAAATTGTAAGTGATGGGTCCTCTGAATAACTGAATAATTTTGATTTGAAAATGCCCCATCCTAAAATAACATTGTCGGGCTACCATAATTTGACAGCTTTCTTCCATATGAGGTAATAACTGATATGCTTCAATCGTTTTGTTCTCTAATATTTGCTCAGCTTCACCTGCTCAGTGGCTCATAAATTGAGTCTGATTAAGTTTATATGCTGATTACCAACACATGGCTAATTGAAGATCATATTTAGTCCAGTTTGTGgaactttttagttttattaaccTGTTAAAGCTATTATTTTTGAAGCTATTAATTTGCATGCAATTTGCTCacaaaaaatatggcagacTCCACAGTATCCAGGGACTCCTTGTTGATCCCAGAACCGAAGTGTTCTTTGCGTACTCTCCACCAACTTGTTCTATCCAGAGATGTTAAAGCTGCTATActtttctgttcctctgtatatTCCTCTGTGGtccacatgaaaacaaaaagcaatgtgTAAAAATGGAAATTAGACCATTATTACCAGTGTTAAAGATACAACTAAGAGATCATGTTAACTGTGGTGCCATCTCTTTAACTCTCTTTGTAGGAATAAAAGTGCTTGCAAGTGtattacataaaaatgcaatttCAACTAGAGGTACATGCACACACCTGAAAGTCTAAAAATTGCAACCACCTGATAATGTTAACCAGACATGGTGATTCACTTTATATGGCAGTCTCACATCCTAAATGTCTGTCAACATTGTGTCTTTCAAagcaaagcaataaaaactgCAAACTCAGTCCTAGAACAGTGTGGCAAAATACAAATGACAGGTACAAGGGAATGAAAGAGCTCATACAGAAAAATTTCAATGGAGTGTATACTGATGTAAGGAAAATAGCATTACCATTTGAAAATTTGCAGGAGTAGAAAATTTCTGTTAATATTTACCTTGATAGTTTTCTGCATCTTTAACAATCCAATCCAACATCTGTTCTAGAGTCTGTGGTGCCAGGATTCTTCTTTGGTGATCATACACATTCACTTTGTACATGACACCCTTACAGTACACGGCCACATGCTGTAcagatgcatacacatgcaGTCAGTCAGGACTGTCTTTCCCTCATCCCCACTCCCATTTGTACAACACCTACCAGTGCCAACAAATATGGCATACCTTTAAAATTCACATGTCTTTGACAATCTTTTGCTTTCATTAACATATCCTAAAATCTCAGACATGTTTCATGTTACACGATACAGCATAGGAATGAGCTTAATCTGAATGATTTTAGGATTTGTCATATAGGCCATGATAGTAGAGCTGCGCAGTTCTTTGGTTCGTAATACTTCTAGATTTCAAAGTTTAGAAAGATTGCTTTTATTGACAGCTGTGAATTCCAAAAGCTTGGAATAAAAAGCAATGAATGATGGCATAAAAGATATACACAtcagtgtattttttaataagtCATCAAAAACTGCAGAGAGCAATAGTTTACCCTTGAATCCAGTATTTCTTGATGTAGCAGGGTGTCAATTTCTTCTCCTggtattctgtaaataaattagCACTCCTTCTCACCTTCTACAACTCTTATCAAGGAAAAGAACCatgttataattaaaataaaaaaatccattatcTCTACATGCTGAAGTATTACTCATACAGCACCTCCCAACCtccaatttttgtcttttcagaaaaaaacagataaagcaAATCAAAATGTTCACACACCTTCACATGTCCCTGTTTGTCTTTTAGGGTATCATATAAATCTATAATATAATATGGGCTACATTCTGATAATTTCCAATTTTTGATTCAATCAAGTAAtacttttcacacaaaaaagcaCAGTACACCCAATCTCTCAGTGATTTTAAATGTCAGTTCTCAAACATCTAATGCACTGATCTATGGTGAAACAGTCAAATATTCTATTAATATCCAGCTGCTAGTTATACTCAATGTATTTGTTTCTGGCCTCCAGTGTGTTTAAATGCCAACAGATTaaatccaa
The Pomacea canaliculata isolate SZHN2017 linkage group LG2, ASM307304v1, whole genome shotgun sequence genome window above contains:
- the LOC112556501 gene encoding carnitine O-palmitoyltransferase 1, liver isoform-like isoform X1; translated protein: MAEARSAVSVEQEFHSKKHHEPMEQANDWTVIYTTWIRLLKRRYYRTRNLIRNGLWPTSLWNLAVVVLALTCIQQFPFSFMVSFAEALTAFAEMLPLPAGVPLLIREMAASFLCGLSFFIIVLHLRRYLLRMLLAYRGWMYEPPRKQSAVTLAWGVLVRLVTGSHPTLFSYQRSLPRLSVPPLKDTLNKLLVSLKPLYIDHEDEFTKLKVEAAEFEKTLGPKLQNALVLKSWWAPNYVSDWWQKYVYLMGRSPLPINSNYYIMDQCNWTPTTSQTTRAAAVLYQIMLVKQMIERQSMEPLVIRKTIPICMAQYENIFCTTRIPGEEIDTLLHQEILDSRHVAVYCKGVMYKVNVYDHQRRILAPQTLEQMLDWIVKDAENYQEEYTEEQKSIAALTSLDRTSWWRVRKEHFGSGINKESLDTVESAIFFVVLDSNSFPHHALSGRGSYLLHGDGRCLWFDKSFNLVVFENGKMGINCEHSHADAPALGHMMEYNMLQEAYTIHYPDRVTPVTNASTKYQPPIRLIWEIGPVLRAQILRALSCHQQNIENLDLVLADHNSFGKGFIKTCKVSPDAFIQMALQVTYLKNAGKQALTYEASMTRLYLHGRTETVRSLSVEAAAFAKAFVDKTVSAKEKQRLLKKACENHQILYKDAMNGKGIDRHLFALYVVSRGLNVESEFLKKVLSIPWTLSTSQQPQQQIASAPDCSHPDFNDMVSPGGGFGPVSDDGYGVSYMLPNDQRIFFHVSSKRSQPATDSSKFMAQLFQTLKEMRELFDEQSSTQA
- the LOC112556501 gene encoding carnitine O-palmitoyltransferase 1, liver isoform-like isoform X2 gives rise to the protein MVSFAEALTAFAEMLPLPAGVPLLIREMAASFLCGLSFFIIVLHLRRYLLRMLLAYRGWMYEPPRKQSAVTLAWGVLVRLVTGSHPTLFSYQRSLPRLSVPPLKDTLNKLLVSLKPLYIDHEDEFTKLKVEAAEFEKTLGPKLQNALVLKSWWAPNYVSDWWQKYVYLMGRSPLPINSNYYIMDQCNWTPTTSQTTRAAAVLYQIMLVKQMIERQSMEPLVIRKTIPICMAQYENIFCTTRIPGEEIDTLLHQEILDSRHVAVYCKGVMYKVNVYDHQRRILAPQTLEQMLDWIVKDAENYQEEYTEEQKSIAALTSLDRTSWWRVRKEHFGSGINKESLDTVESAIFFVVLDSNSFPHHALSGRGSYLLHGDGRCLWFDKSFNLVVFENGKMGINCEHSHADAPALGHMMEYNMLQEAYTIHYPDRVTPVTNASTKYQPPIRLIWEIGPVLRAQILRALSCHQQNIENLDLVLADHNSFGKGFIKTCKVSPDAFIQMALQVTYLKNAGKQALTYEASMTRLYLHGRTETVRSLSVEAAAFAKAFVDKTVSAKEKQRLLKKACENHQILYKDAMNGKGIDRHLFALYVVSRGLNVESEFLKKVLSIPWTLSTSQQPQQQIASAPDCSHPDFNDMVSPGGGFGPVSDDGYGVSYMLPNDQRIFFHVSSKRSQPATDSSKFMAQLFQTLKEMRELFDEQSSTQA
- the LOC112556501 gene encoding carnitine O-palmitoyltransferase 1, liver isoform-like isoform X3, with the translated sequence MAEARSAVSVEQEFHSKKHHEPMEQANDWTVIYTTWIRLLKRRYYRTRNLIRNGLWPTSLWNLAVVVLALTCIQQFPFSFMVSFAEALTAFAEMLPLPAGVPLLIREMAASFLCGLSFFIIVLHLRRYLLRMLLAYRGWMYEPPRKQSAVTLAWGVLVRLVTGSHPTLFSYQRSLPRLSVPPLKDTLNKLLVSLKPLYIDHEDEFTKLKVEAAEFEKTLGPKLQNALVLKSWWAPNYVSDWWQKYVYLMGRSPLPINSNYYIMDQCNWTPTTSQTTRAAAVLYQIMLVKQMIERQSMEPLVIRKTIPICMAQYENIFCTTRIPGEEIDTLLHQEILDSRHVAVYCKGVMYKVNVYDHQRRILAPQTLEQMLDWIVKDAENYQEEYTEEQKSIAALTSLDRTSWWRVRKEHFGSGINKESLDTVESAIFFVVLDSNSFPHHALSGRGSYLLHGDGRCLWFDKSFNLVVFENGKMGINCEHSHADAPALGHMMEYNMLQEAYTIHYPDRVTPVTNASTKYQPPIRLIWEIGPVLRAQILRALSCHQQNIENLDLVLADHNSFGKGFIKTCKVSPDAFIQMALQVTYLKNAGKQALTYEASMTRLYLHGRTETVRSLSVEAAAFAKNQRDRLSKIVLAASHFPA